The Malus domestica chromosome 13, GDT2T_hap1 genome includes a window with the following:
- the LOC103452016 gene encoding uncharacterized protein, with protein MKSLLNPEPSPFTSISTTSTTAKHRSLTHSLTQTLLNLPAYTARRRTGRKLTLTTKAVLESVTVKKSNIPESDTRNPTFSSSYRCSDIPKPNQTVLEAQTRVCTGPTQTKPLSEDQAFKVLDTIYRSVKGELKDEEPVSKSQLGAFFAAMSIRANAFPEATQWSEGETRAMNQFWPLLVRALPADVVFIADPEGSLMGAGSSIGPHFVGNGASDMRLVGALREVLAGGHLGFEEVQGVLRDVLPLKSVDDGTSSDGVSEALLSALLIGQRMNRETDRELKAYCLAFDDELGDTPIADVKSLTHYGEPYDGNTRFFRSTLFVAAVRSCYSESCLLHGLDWMPPKGGVTEEQMLKFMGANTSVTPSQAKVLLEDEDTGFAYISQREARPSLYSLVKLREHIKKRPPLATTEKVQQFVKARGKEAIVAGFYHEGFEEPLLMLMKRRGVNAGLVVKGEEGALSMTTRLRSVNSSKGLPVNYCSGFRSTSFASSCEVDGVSRQSFSLEVNAVDYGFEPTDTPRTDRSVVKNIELGLTALRGQKGPAYDRIVLNAGMIDHLLGCDGAEDITSALDRAREAIDSGKALKKLLNYIKVSNEV; from the exons ATGAAATCTCTTCTCAATCCAGAACCTTCTCCTTTCACCTCTATCTCCACCACTTCCACCACCGCCAAGCATCGCAgcctcactcactctctcaccCAAACACTCCTCAACCTTCCCGCATATACCGCCCGCCGCCGTACCGGAAGAAAACTAACCTTAACCACCAAAGCCGTGTTGGAATCCGTCACCGTCAAAAAATCAAACATCCCGGAATCCGATACCCGAAACCCGACGTTTTCGTCTTCGTATCGGTGCTCCGATATTCCGAAGCCGAATCAGACGGTGCTGGAAGCTCAGACTAGGGTTTGCACGGGCCCCACACAGACCAAGCCTCTCAGCGAGGATCAGGCATTCAAGGTGCTCGATACCATTTACAGATCGGTTAAGGGCGAGCTGAAGGATGAGGAGCCGGTGTCGAAGTCGCAGCTCGGCGCATTTTTCGCGGCAATGTCGATTCGCGCCAACGCTTTTCCGGAGGCGACGCAGTGGAGCGAGGGCGAGACCCGCGCGATGAACCAGTTCTGGCCGCTTCTGGTTCGGGCTCTTCCGGCGGACGTTGTGTTCATTGCCGATCCAGAGGGGTCGTTGATGGGCGCGGGAAGCTCAATCGGACCCCATTTCGTCGGGAACGGCGCGAGCGATATGAGATTGGTCGGCGCCCTCCGGGAGGTCCTCGCTGGCGGCCACCTCGGATTCGAAGAAGTCCAAGGCGTGCTGCGAGACGTTCTTCCGTTGAAGTCAGTGGATGATGGAACGTCGTCCGATGGTGTGAGTGAAGCGTTGCTTTCGGCATTGTTGATTGGTCAGCGGATGAACAGAGAAACGGACCGTGAGCTGAAAGCTTACTGCCTTGCATTTGATGATGAACTCG GTGATACTCCAATTGCTGATGTTAAATCACTTACCCACTATGGTGAACCGTACGATGGCAACACTCGTTTCTTTAGGAGCACATTGTTTGTTGCTGCGGTTCGATCTTGCTATTCGGAATCTTGCTTGCTTCACGGCTTGGATTGGATGCCGCCTAAG GGAGGTGTTACTGAAGAACAGATGCTTAAGTTTATGGGGGCAAATACGAGTGTTACCCCGTCGCAAGCAAAAGTACTTCTTGAG GATGAAGACACTGGTTTTGCCTATATAAGTCAACGCGAAGCCCGCCCTTCTCT ATATTCATTAGTTAAGTTGAGAGAGCATATTAAGAAACGTCCCCCACTGGCGACAACTGAAAAGGTTCAGCAATTTGTGAAG GCCCGTGGGAAGGAAGCAATTGTTGCCGGGTTTTATCATGAAGGTTTTGAGGAGCCACTCTTAATGCTTATGAAAAGAAGAGGTGTCAATGCTGGCTTGGTGGTGAAG GGTGAGGAAGGAGCTCTCTCGATGACAACGAGATTGCGCTCAGTAAATTCATCAAAAGGACTTCCTGTAAACTACTGTTCGGGGTTTCGTTCAACAAGTTTTGCATCCTCTTGTGAAGTTGATG GTGTTTCACGTCAGAGCTTCAGTCTAGAGGTTAATGCCGTAGACTATGGTTTTGAACCCACTGACACTCCAAGAACTGATAGATCG GTCGTGAAGAATATAGAGTTGGGGTTAACAGCACTCCGCGGTCAAAAGGGACCAGCTTATGATCGAATAGTGTTGAATGCTGGAATGATTGATCACTTACTTGGATGTGATGGTGCAGAAGACATAACCTCTGCCCTGGATAGAGCCAGAGAGGCAATTGACAGTGGAAAGGCTCTAAAAAAGCTCTTGAATTACATAAAAGTATCAAACGAGGTGTGA
- the LOC103452015 gene encoding ribose-phosphate pyrophosphokinase 4-like translates to MAATRGLPSSFQNPAFPPGPKCPIPSSAAFHIKASTFTKKKQYSSNIIRCDNKSFGHPHNLTIERDSPVHVFRDASEAQLSMASDSAGKKAKNVCLFYCAETKALAQNVAAQSDSIVLRSITWRKFDDGFPNIFIPNAQGIRGHHVAFLASFSSPSVIFEQLSVIYALPKLFISSFTLVLPFFPTGTSERMEDEGDVATAFTLARALSNIPISMGGPTSLVIYDIHALQERFYFGDNVLPCFESGIPLLKNRLQQLPDSDNISIAFPDDGAWKRFHKQLHHFPTIVCAKVREGDQRIVRIKEGDPRGRHVVIVDDLVQSGGTLIECQKVLAAHGAAKISAYVTHGIFPNRSWERFQSDYGGHPEHGLTYFWITDSCPLTVKDVKNNPPFEVLSLAGSIATTLQMMAHE, encoded by the exons ATGGCGGCCACTCGAGGCCTCCCGTCTTCCTTCCAAAACCCTGCCTTCCCACCCGGGCCCAAATGTCCCATTCCTTCCTCCGCCGCTTTCCATATCAAAGCCTCCACCTTTACGAAGAAGAAGCAGTACAGCAGCAACATCATCAGGTGCGACAACAAGAGCTTCGGCCACCCGCACAACCTGACCATCGAGCGGGACTCTCCGGTTCACGTCTTCCGCGATGCTTCCGAAGCCCAATTGTCAATGGCCTCCGATTCGGCAGGGAAGAAGGCGAAGAATGTTTGCCTTTTCTACTGCGCCGAGACCAAAGCCCTCGCCCAGAACGTCGCCGCCCAGTCGGACTCCATCGTGCTCCGCAGTATCACGTGGAG GAAATTTGATGATGGGTTCCCCAACATTTTCATACCCAATGCTCAAGGAATTCGAGGGCATCATGTGGCGTTTCTGGCCTCGTTTAGCTCCCCGTCGGTCATTTTCGAGCAGTTATCTGTGATTTATGCATTGCCCAAGTTGTTCATCTCCTCATTCACTCTGGTGCTTCCATTTTTTCCGACGGGGACTTCAGAGCGTATGGAGGATGAGGGAGATGTCGCCACTGCTTTCACGCTCGCCAGGGCATTGTCGAACATTCCCATTTCGATGGGAGGCCCTACTAGTTTAGTCATCTATGATATCCATGCCTTGCAG GAGCGGTTTTACTTTGGAGATAATGTCTTACCGTGCTTTGAGAGCGGGATCCCTTTGCTCAAAAATAGGCTTCAGCAGCTCCCTGATTCCGACAAT ATATCCATTGCTTTTCCTGATGATGGTGCATGGAAACGATTTCATAAGCAGCTGCATCATTTCCCAACA ATTGTCTGTGCTAAAGTTCGGGAAGGTGACCAACGAATCGTACGTATTAAAGAGGGAGACCCTAGAGGACGACATGTtgtgattgttgatgatttgGTTCAGTCTGGTGGTACCTTGATCGAATGCCAG AAAGTTTTGGCCGCCCATGGAGCAGCAAAAATCAGTGCTTACGTAACACACGGGATCTTTCCTAATCGATCATGGGAACGCTTTCAAAGTGATTACGGAG GGCACCCCGAGCATGGGCTGACCTACTTCTGGATTACGGACTCGTGTCCACTGACTGTGAAAGATGTGAAGAACAATCCGCCGTTTGAAGTTCTTAGCCTTGCTGGGTCCATAGCGACTACTCTGCAAAT GATGGCCCATGAATGA